The following proteins are encoded in a genomic region of Desulfobotulus mexicanus:
- a CDS encoding DUF3141 domain-containing protein: protein MRSDLSRIADMLPLAGSGLDWVDYLVDASQRQILYWDVLRNHGNDFFQYLADGQPPVLYFPYEIVLDGRTFERPVNYALVRMRDRRQKGRVKKKKIDSFDHDRRPVVVIDPRSGNAPGIAGSKRASEIGIALEKGHPVYYILFFPEPVPGQTLEDVKNAEICFIEEVARLHPDSGKPSIIGNSQAGWAVALMSADKPSLAGPLVLNGSPISYWAGVRGRHVVRYKAGLTGGVWGVELASDLGAGFFDGANLASGHEALDPAEAYCRSPYNLYANVDTESERFRDFSRWWSSYYLMTAEEIRFMIQHLFIENKLEMGEVSFQEGKRINLRELEDPIVLFSSDGDNVTPPQQALNWILKVWGTLDEVKRQQQVIIYMVHENVGHIGLFVSDRVAKKEHTEIIGSIDMVDYLAPGLYEMVIEKGDPRYSEKAYRVRFESRAFEDIENLDDGVEDELDFYPVAEISRINDLCYRSFFQPWIRSMVTPQSAAFMRQHHPQRFLRMVLADINPAMLPVKLAARVIRSHRAPAPPDNIFRQTESVGMDLMASFMEAGTRMKDAAEEQLFTMIYSNPFVRMVSESQLNLPSTVAEGKPHEAAWRSAEDVLWREKITKGGFAEALVRVLVAVAGADGVVYQEEITVLLELIRNHPKTGNLPDARIRQLVREQSRILELYPAAAMEALPILLEDPADRFSVVEMAQCLALSDLVVDPDEEKLLNRIMEILEV from the coding sequence ATGAGATCGGATCTTTCAAGAATTGCGGACATGCTCCCCCTTGCGGGCAGCGGTCTGGACTGGGTGGACTACCTTGTGGATGCATCCCAGCGGCAGATCCTTTACTGGGATGTTCTGCGTAACCACGGCAATGATTTTTTTCAGTATCTTGCCGACGGTCAGCCTCCGGTGCTCTATTTCCCTTATGAAATTGTACTGGATGGGAGAACCTTTGAAAGGCCTGTGAATTATGCTTTGGTGCGCATGAGGGACAGGCGGCAGAAGGGCAGGGTAAAGAAAAAGAAGATAGACTCCTTTGATCATGACCGCAGACCTGTAGTGGTTATTGATCCACGTTCCGGCAATGCACCGGGTATTGCCGGCTCCAAGCGTGCATCTGAAATCGGCATTGCCCTGGAAAAGGGACATCCTGTTTATTACATTTTGTTTTTTCCTGAGCCTGTGCCCGGCCAGACACTGGAAGATGTTAAAAATGCTGAGATCTGCTTCATTGAAGAGGTGGCCCGTTTGCATCCGGATAGTGGTAAGCCCAGCATCATCGGTAACAGTCAGGCAGGTTGGGCTGTTGCCCTGATGAGTGCTGATAAGCCCAGCCTCGCCGGTCCCCTTGTACTTAACGGATCTCCCATTTCTTACTGGGCCGGGGTACGGGGTCGCCATGTGGTGCGGTATAAGGCAGGTCTGACCGGTGGTGTATGGGGGGTGGAGCTGGCCAGTGATCTCGGGGCTGGATTTTTTGATGGTGCCAATCTGGCTTCAGGTCATGAAGCTCTGGATCCTGCGGAGGCCTATTGCAGAAGCCCTTATAATCTATATGCCAATGTGGATACGGAATCTGAGAGGTTCCGGGATTTTTCCCGCTGGTGGAGCAGTTATTACCTGATGACCGCAGAAGAAATCCGTTTTATGATTCAGCATCTTTTCATTGAAAATAAACTTGAGATGGGAGAGGTGAGTTTTCAGGAAGGAAAGCGTATTAATCTGCGGGAGCTTGAGGACCCAATAGTTCTTTTTTCCTCGGATGGAGATAATGTCACCCCGCCCCAGCAGGCTTTGAATTGGATTCTGAAGGTCTGGGGGACTCTGGATGAGGTGAAAAGGCAACAACAGGTCATCATCTATATGGTTCATGAGAATGTTGGGCATATTGGTCTTTTTGTGTCGGACAGGGTTGCCAAAAAAGAACACACGGAAATCATCGGCAGTATAGACATGGTGGATTATCTGGCTCCCGGCCTTTATGAGATGGTTATTGAGAAGGGGGACCCCAGGTATTCAGAGAAGGCCTACAGGGTGCGTTTTGAGTCGAGGGCCTTTGAAGACATTGAAAATCTGGATGACGGCGTGGAGGATGAGCTGGATTTTTATCCTGTGGCGGAAATCTCCAGGATCAATGATCTTTGTTACCGGAGTTTTTTTCAGCCCTGGATACGCAGCATGGTGACTCCCCAGTCTGCGGCTTTTATGCGGCAGCATCATCCCCAGAGGTTTTTGCGCATGGTGCTGGCGGATATCAATCCTGCGATGCTGCCCGTAAAGCTGGCTGCGCGAGTGATACGAAGCCACAGGGCTCCTGCTCCACCGGATAACATTTTCCGCCAGACGGAAAGTGTTGGGATGGATCTAATGGCTTCTTTCATGGAAGCAGGAACCCGCATGAAGGATGCTGCCGAGGAACAGCTTTTTACCATGATTTACAGCAATCCCTTTGTGCGGATGGTTTCAGAATCTCAGCTGAACCTCCCTTCGACCGTGGCGGAGGGCAAGCCCCATGAGGCGGCATGGCGTTCTGCAGAAGATGTGCTATGGCGGGAAAAAATTACAAAGGGAGGCTTTGCCGAAGCACTGGTACGTGTGCTGGTGGCTGTAGCCGGTGCCGATGGTGTGGTGTATCAGGAAGAGATAACCGTACTTCTGGAGCTGATTCGTAATCATCCCAAGACCGGTAACCTCCCGGATGCCCGTATTCGTCAGCTGGTCCGGGAGCAGTCCCGAATTCTGGAGTTGTATCCTGCCGCTGCCATGGAGGCCTTGCCCATTCTTCTGGAAGACCCTGCGGATCGCTTCAGTGTTGTGGAAATGGCCCAGTGTCTTGCCCTTTCCGATCTGGTGGTGGACCCTGATGAAGAAAAACTTTTAAACCGGATCATGGAAATTTTGGAAGTCTGA
- the rpsM gene encoding 30S ribosomal protein S13: protein MARIAGVDLPRKKRVDIALTYIYGIGRTSASRIVGGLGLDGATKVDALTDDEINGIRKAIDGEFKVEGELRSEVSMNVKRLMDLGCYRGLRHRRGLPVNGQRTRTNARTRKGPRRAAVKKKK from the coding sequence TTGGCTCGAATTGCAGGTGTGGATCTTCCCAGAAAAAAGCGTGTGGATATCGCTTTAACGTATATTTATGGTATCGGCAGAACCAGTGCATCGAGAATTGTAGGTGGGCTGGGTCTTGATGGCGCCACCAAGGTTGATGCTCTGACGGATGACGAGATCAATGGTATCCGTAAGGCAATTGACGGGGAGTTCAAGGTGGAAGGAGAACTTCGTTCTGAAGTTTCCATGAACGTCAAGCGGCTGATGGATCTGGGGTGTTACAGGGGCCTGCGGCATCGCAGGGGACTGCCTGTTAATGGTCAGCGGACCCGGACCAATGCGCGGACGCGTAAAGGACCGAGAAGAGCGGCCGTCAAGAAGAAAAAGTAA
- the rpsK gene encoding 30S ribosomal protein S11, which yields MAKARSAKKTKKVKKNISTGVVHIQSTFNNTIVTISDTAGGVVAWSSSGAMGFKGSRKSTPFAAQMAAEDASKKAQEHGMRNVEVYVKGPGSGRESALRAIQGTGFTVTMIKDVTPVPHNGCRPPKRRRV from the coding sequence ATGGCCAAAGCACGTTCTGCTAAAAAAACCAAAAAGGTTAAAAAGAATATATCGACAGGTGTTGTGCATATTCAGTCCACGTTTAACAACACCATTGTAACCATCTCCGATACAGCCGGTGGTGTGGTTGCCTGGTCCTCTTCCGGAGCCATGGGGTTTAAAGGCTCAAGAAAGAGTACACCTTTTGCTGCCCAGATGGCAGCAGAAGATGCATCCAAAAAAGCCCAGGAACACGGCATGCGTAATGTTGAAGTCTATGTAAAAGGCCCCGGATCGGGTCGTGAATCCGCTCTGCGTGCCATACAGGGAACGGGTTTTACAGTGACCATGATTAAAGATGTCACTCCGGTACCCCATAACGGCTGCCGTCCCCCCAAGCGTCGCCGGGTGTAA
- a CDS encoding DNA-directed RNA polymerase subunit alpha, translating into MSSNELMYVNWTDMIRPDKIQVETTEEYGKFVFEPLERGFGTTIGNALRRTILSSLHGAAIVSVKFEDVMHEFTTIPHVLEDVSEIIFNLKEVRLLTEDPDPQTIRIDVSEGKRITAADIISDNGRVTVLNPDHYIATLNTGGRLQMEMTVRLGKGFALASYNKDPEAPVGTLAIDSVFSPIQRVRYTVGNARVGQKTDYDKLTLEVWTDRSVSPEDAVAYAAKILKEQLSVFINFDEEVVPEVSFVEEEESGSREFNEHLYRNVDELELSVRSANCLKNAKILKIWQLVQKSENEMLKTKNFGRKSLNEIKEVLTDMGLSLGMKLEGFVPFEEEATEEDDE; encoded by the coding sequence ATGTCATCGAACGAACTTATGTATGTTAACTGGACGGACATGATCAGGCCCGATAAAATCCAGGTGGAGACAACAGAAGAATACGGTAAATTTGTATTCGAGCCCCTGGAACGAGGTTTTGGGACAACCATTGGTAATGCTCTGCGCAGGACGATACTTTCTTCCCTCCATGGTGCTGCCATTGTGTCCGTTAAGTTCGAAGATGTGATGCACGAGTTCACGACGATTCCCCATGTGTTGGAAGATGTCAGTGAAATTATTTTTAACCTCAAGGAAGTTCGTCTTCTTACGGAAGATCCTGATCCTCAGACCATACGTATTGATGTGTCTGAGGGAAAACGCATTACCGCCGCAGATATTATATCGGACAATGGCAGGGTTACTGTCCTGAATCCCGATCACTATATCGCTACCCTGAATACGGGTGGTCGTCTGCAAATGGAAATGACGGTAAGGCTGGGAAAGGGTTTTGCCCTTGCATCTTACAATAAGGATCCCGAAGCGCCTGTGGGAACACTGGCCATTGATTCCGTGTTTTCTCCCATACAGCGGGTTCGTTATACCGTTGGGAATGCACGGGTTGGACAAAAGACGGATTATGATAAGTTGACCCTGGAGGTCTGGACTGACCGCAGTGTTTCTCCGGAGGATGCCGTGGCCTATGCTGCCAAAATTCTCAAGGAGCAGTTGTCAGTATTTATTAATTTTGATGAAGAGGTTGTACCGGAAGTTTCCTTTGTTGAGGAAGAAGAAAGTGGCAGCCGTGAATTCAATGAACATCTTTACAGGAATGTAGATGAGCTTGAACTCTCTGTCCGGAGTGCCAATTGTCTGAAAAATGCAAAGATTCTTAAGATCTGGCAGCTGGTGCAAAAGAGTGAAAATGAGATGCTCAAGACCAAAAATTTCGGTCGCAAATCTTTGAATGAAATCAAGGAAGTCCTTACGGATATGGGATTGTCCCTTGGCATGAAGCTTGAGGGATTTGTACCCTTTGAAGAAGAAGCGACTGAGGAAGACGACGAGTAG
- the rplQ gene encoding 50S ribosomal protein L17 — protein sequence MRHRKAGVKLNRTSSHRDAMFRNMVTSMIKHGRIRTTDVKAKELRRWVDKMVTLAKRGDLHARRQALSVIREKSVVHQLFAEAQDRFGHRAGGYTRIIKLGYRAGDAAPMALIEFVDPAPVAAAEAAEA from the coding sequence ATGCGACACAGAAAAGCAGGCGTAAAACTCAATCGCACATCCAGCCATCGGGATGCCATGTTCCGTAACATGGTTACGTCCATGATCAAGCACGGTCGTATTCGTACAACGGATGTGAAGGCCAAGGAATTGCGTCGTTGGGTGGACAAGATGGTAACCCTGGCTAAACGGGGGGATCTGCACGCAAGACGTCAGGCTCTTTCCGTTATTCGGGAAAAAAGTGTAGTTCATCAGCTCTTTGCCGAAGCACAGGATCGCTTTGGCCATCGTGCGGGTGGCTATACCCGTATTATCAAGTTGGGTTACCGGGCAGGTGATGCTGCACCCATGGCCCTGATTGAGTTTGTTGATCCGGCACCTGTTGCTGCTGCAGAAGCGGCAGAAGCCTGA
- a CDS encoding branched-chain amino acid ABC transporter permease encodes MEQFLEYFLSGLTRGSIYALIALGYTMVYGIIGLINFAHGEIYMIGAFTALIVATALTFLGFPPLAILLLAALASVIWASAYGFTIEKVAYKPLRGAQRLSPLISAIGMSIFLQNYVMLAQTSDFLRFPSLVPDFQWLAPWSHIMSSSRFIILATTALAMIFLTILIKYTRTGKAMRATSQDREMALLVGVNVDRVISSTFIIGSALAAIGGLLIASHVGQINYYVGFIAGLKAFTAAVLGGIGSIPGAVLGGLILGWTESFATGYISSEYEDVFAFGLLVLILILRPSGILGKNSTQKV; translated from the coding sequence ATGGAACAATTTCTCGAATACTTTCTCAGCGGACTCACCCGGGGCAGCATCTATGCCCTGATTGCACTGGGATACACGATGGTTTACGGTATCATCGGGCTTATCAACTTTGCCCATGGTGAAATCTACATGATAGGGGCCTTTACCGCCCTGATCGTGGCAACAGCCCTCACCTTTCTGGGGTTCCCCCCTCTGGCCATCCTGCTGCTGGCCGCCCTGGCCTCTGTCATCTGGGCCTCCGCCTATGGTTTTACCATTGAAAAAGTGGCTTACAAGCCCTTAAGGGGTGCCCAACGCCTTTCCCCGCTTATCAGTGCCATCGGTATGTCCATCTTTCTGCAAAACTATGTGATGCTGGCACAAACCTCTGACTTCCTGCGATTTCCTTCCCTGGTTCCTGACTTTCAGTGGCTGGCTCCATGGTCCCATATCATGAGTTCATCCCGCTTCATTATTCTGGCAACGACCGCCCTGGCCATGATTTTCCTTACCATCCTCATCAAATACACACGTACGGGAAAAGCCATGCGCGCCACATCCCAGGACCGGGAGATGGCCCTTCTGGTGGGCGTGAACGTGGACCGTGTCATCTCCAGCACCTTCATCATCGGCTCAGCCCTTGCGGCCATAGGCGGACTTCTCATTGCATCCCATGTGGGCCAGATCAATTATTATGTGGGCTTCATTGCAGGACTCAAAGCCTTTACCGCAGCCGTACTCGGTGGCATCGGCTCCATTCCCGGTGCGGTGCTGGGCGGCCTGATTCTGGGATGGACGGAAAGCTTTGCAACGGGTTATATTTCATCCGAATATGAGGATGTCTTTGCCTTCGGCCTTCTGGTTCTGATCCTAATTCTGCGACCATCTGGGATTCTTGGTAAAAACAGTACCCAGAAAGTGTAA
- a CDS encoding branched-chain amino acid ABC transporter substrate-binding protein — MKSFIRLSLSMALILLATSFLFSCGKKSEEEVIKIGYGGALSGDLASYGIPSKRAAEMVINKKNAEGGLLGKQIILLAEDDVCRPEVATNTATKLATEGVVAVIGHICSGATISALGIYNNTNTVCISPSATSPTITQSGEYPVFFRTIAPDDAQAKLQVDFALKQLNLKKIAILHDRGDYGRGLAEFAKKYIEEAEEAEVVLYEGVTVGAVDYTAVVQNIRRSQADAVIFGGYHPEASKILMQMRNNNMDTIFISADGIKADTFIRIAGEYAEGVYATGPVDVSTNPLATEAHKQHVEIYGDEPGNFFLNAYAATMALINAIEKAGSTDSAAIMNALRTEYIDTPLGSISFDKKGDAIGVGFSMYQVQDGIFVELP, encoded by the coding sequence ATGAAATCTTTTATCCGGCTTTCCCTTAGCATGGCCCTGATTCTTCTGGCCACCTCCTTTCTTTTTTCCTGTGGCAAAAAATCCGAGGAAGAGGTCATCAAAATCGGTTATGGCGGTGCCCTTTCCGGAGATCTCGCCTCCTATGGCATCCCCAGCAAAAGGGCTGCAGAAATGGTAATCAACAAAAAAAATGCCGAAGGCGGTCTTCTCGGAAAACAGATTATCCTCTTGGCCGAAGATGATGTATGCCGTCCTGAGGTTGCCACCAACACGGCAACCAAACTTGCCACTGAAGGCGTTGTTGCAGTTATCGGACACATCTGCTCCGGTGCCACCATCTCTGCCTTAGGTATTTACAACAACACCAATACGGTATGCATCTCCCCCTCCGCCACCAGCCCGACAATTACCCAGAGCGGTGAATACCCCGTATTCTTCAGAACCATTGCCCCGGATGACGCCCAGGCAAAACTGCAGGTGGACTTTGCCCTGAAACAACTGAATCTTAAAAAAATCGCTATCCTCCATGACCGCGGAGATTATGGCCGGGGCCTTGCGGAATTTGCAAAAAAATACATTGAAGAAGCTGAAGAAGCCGAAGTGGTTCTCTATGAAGGCGTTACCGTAGGTGCCGTGGATTATACTGCTGTGGTGCAGAACATCCGCAGATCCCAGGCCGACGCTGTCATCTTTGGCGGCTACCATCCTGAAGCTTCCAAAATCCTGATGCAGATGCGCAACAACAACATGGATACCATTTTCATTTCCGCAGACGGCATCAAGGCAGATACCTTCATTCGCATTGCCGGTGAATACGCAGAAGGTGTTTATGCAACAGGTCCTGTGGATGTTTCAACCAACCCCCTTGCCACAGAAGCCCACAAACAGCATGTGGAAATCTACGGTGATGAGCCGGGGAACTTCTTCCTCAATGCCTATGCCGCCACCATGGCCCTGATCAATGCCATTGAAAAAGCAGGTTCCACGGACTCCGCAGCCATCATGAATGCCCTGCGTACGGAATATATTGACACCCCCCTTGGCAGCATAAGCTTTGACAAAAAAGGCGATGCCATTGGGGTGGGCTTCTCCATGTATCAGGTTCAGGACGGTATTTTTGTAGAACTGCCATAA
- a CDS encoding ABC transporter ATP-binding protein, with product MEPILKVQNLTMDFGGLRALNRVSLDIREGEIVALIGPNGAGKTTFFNCITGIYKPTGGDVTIHPPGKKNLRINGMKPNLVTGNGLARTFQNIRLFPNMTVLENVMIGRHVRTKAGVLGAVFRPPSVKKEERETVEHCYRLLKKVNLAGEVNELAKNLSYGAQRRLEIARAMATDPFLLLLDEPAAGMNAYETIELDQLIRKIRDEDKISILLIEHDMKLVMNISERIFVMDYGSKIAQGTPMEIKQNPLVIKAYLGEDADADH from the coding sequence ATGGAACCCATTCTGAAAGTCCAAAATCTCACCATGGATTTCGGTGGCCTTCGTGCCCTGAACCGGGTGAGCCTGGATATCCGGGAAGGTGAAATTGTGGCCCTCATTGGTCCCAACGGAGCCGGAAAGACCACTTTTTTTAACTGCATTACAGGGATCTACAAACCCACAGGCGGCGATGTTACCATACACCCGCCGGGCAAAAAAAACCTCCGCATCAACGGCATGAAACCCAACCTTGTTACAGGAAACGGGCTGGCCCGCACCTTTCAGAACATCCGCCTTTTTCCCAATATGACGGTGCTGGAAAATGTCATGATCGGTCGCCATGTCCGTACGAAAGCCGGTGTGCTGGGTGCCGTCTTCCGTCCGCCTTCCGTTAAAAAAGAAGAACGGGAAACCGTGGAGCACTGCTACAGGCTTCTGAAAAAGGTCAATCTGGCTGGAGAGGTCAATGAGCTGGCAAAAAATCTTTCCTACGGTGCCCAAAGACGCCTTGAAATTGCAAGGGCCATGGCCACCGACCCCTTTCTCCTGCTCCTCGATGAGCCTGCTGCGGGCATGAATGCCTATGAAACCATTGAACTTGATCAACTCATACGAAAAATCCGGGATGAGGATAAAATCAGTATCCTGCTCATTGAACATGACATGAAACTGGTCATGAACATTTCAGAGCGTATTTTTGTCATGGACTACGGATCAAAGATCGCCCAGGGAACCCCGATGGAAATCAAACAGAACCCCCTTGTGATCAAAGCCTATCTCGGAGAGGATGCCGATGCTGACCATTGA
- the rpsD gene encoding 30S ribosomal protein S4 gives MSRYRGSVCRMCRRENMKLFLKGDRCFSDKCSFDRRPYAPGQHGQRRSKVSDYGIQLREKQKVKRLYGLSEKQFRLTFSKAEQKKGITGVNLLMHLESRLDNVVYRMGFVNSRTQGRHFVRHNHFIVNGIRVNIPSYVVKAGDVIEIREKSRKVQAVSDAMDAVVRRGVPQWLELDKDGFKGTVKSAPVREDITLPIQEQLIVELYSK, from the coding sequence TTGTCCAGATACCGCGGTTCCGTTTGCCGTATGTGCAGACGTGAAAACATGAAATTATTTCTTAAGGGTGATCGCTGCTTTTCGGACAAATGCAGCTTTGACCGCAGACCTTATGCTCCTGGTCAGCACGGCCAGCGTCGGAGCAAGGTTTCGGATTATGGTATACAGCTTCGTGAAAAACAGAAAGTCAAGCGTTTGTACGGTCTTTCTGAAAAACAGTTCCGGCTTACTTTCAGCAAAGCGGAACAGAAAAAGGGAATAACCGGTGTTAATCTCCTGATGCATCTGGAATCCCGCTTGGATAACGTGGTTTATCGCATGGGTTTTGTGAATTCCCGAACCCAGGGCCGTCATTTTGTCCGTCATAACCATTTTATAGTGAACGGTATTCGGGTGAATATCCCTTCCTATGTGGTTAAGGCTGGTGATGTGATTGAAATTCGTGAAAAAAGCCGGAAGGTTCAGGCTGTAAGTGATGCCATGGATGCTGTGGTGCGTCGTGGTGTTCCCCAGTGGCTGGAACTGGATAAGGATGGATTTAAAGGGACTGTAAAATCTGCACCTGTACGTGAAGATATTACACTGCCAATTCAGGAGCAGCTCATTGTTGAATTGTACTCCAAGTAG
- a CDS encoding NAD(+)/NADH kinase, with product MARTVGLMVKDDEQAQRTADAFSVWLVNRGLEVVRALASGYGPVACCKAVKGVEVVFVLGGDGTFLSAARWVGNLGVPLLGVKFGEVGFLAEVPEDRLYEIADAVLQGFYTAEERMCLKVSLHRGDEILLEERVLNDVVIAKSAMARLARVRTEIDGRYLTTYTGDGLIVATPTGSTAYSMAAGGPVVHPFLEAILLTPICPFTLTNRPLILPEAARITIRLDSRSSENIMLTCDGQSGHDLQHGDSLCVERANTPLRLITLPGQRYFDVLKAKLRWSGERI from the coding sequence ATGGCTCGTACCGTTGGATTGATGGTTAAAGATGATGAGCAGGCCCAGAGAACTGCCGATGCTTTCAGCGTTTGGCTGGTAAACAGAGGGCTTGAGGTTGTTCGTGCGCTGGCATCCGGATATGGGCCTGTTGCATGTTGCAAGGCAGTAAAGGGCGTGGAGGTGGTTTTTGTTCTGGGAGGAGATGGTACCTTTCTCTCCGCAGCCCGCTGGGTTGGTAATCTGGGGGTTCCTCTCCTGGGGGTTAAGTTCGGTGAGGTGGGCTTTCTTGCGGAAGTACCCGAGGACCGGCTTTATGAAATTGCCGATGCAGTGCTTCAGGGTTTTTATACCGCAGAGGAGAGGATGTGTCTCAAGGTAAGTCTGCACAGGGGGGACGAGATTCTTCTGGAGGAAAGGGTGCTGAATGATGTGGTAATAGCAAAGAGCGCCATGGCACGTCTGGCAAGGGTACGTACGGAAATTGACGGGCGTTATCTCACCACATATACTGGTGACGGGCTGATTGTGGCTACCCCTACGGGTTCTACGGCCTATTCCATGGCTGCAGGTGGCCCTGTGGTCCATCCTTTTCTGGAGGCGATACTGCTGACACCCATCTGCCCCTTTACCCTCACTAACCGGCCCCTGATCCTTCCTGAGGCGGCAAGGATTACCATTCGTCTGGACTCCCGTTCTTCTGAGAACATAATGCTGACCTGTGACGGTCAGTCCGGACATGACCTGCAGCATGGTGATAGTCTTTGCGTTGAGCGTGCAAATACGCCTCTGCGTCTGATTACCCTGCCGGGGCAGCGTTATTTTGATGTGCTCAAGGCCAAACTGCGCTGGAGCGGGGAAAGGATTTAA
- a CDS encoding ABC transporter ATP-binding protein has product MLTIESINTYYGNIRALKNISIEIAEGEIVALIGANGAGKTTTLKSISGITPPRNGRISFMGKDIQNAPPEKIVAMGLCHVPEGRHIFPQLSVMENLEMGAFLRRDKAEIKKDLDYIMSLFPILAQRRKQAGGTLSGGEQQMLAISRALMGRPKLLLLDEPSLGLAPLIIRQIFEIIEQINRSGTTIFLIEQNANLALKSSHRGYVMENGEITLTDTADNLLRNDEVKRAYLGI; this is encoded by the coding sequence ATGCTGACCATTGAATCCATCAACACCTATTATGGCAACATCAGGGCTTTAAAGAATATCTCCATCGAAATTGCCGAAGGGGAGATTGTGGCCCTAATTGGTGCCAACGGTGCCGGTAAAACCACCACCCTGAAATCCATATCCGGTATCACCCCGCCCAGAAACGGCCGCATCAGCTTCATGGGTAAAGACATACAGAATGCACCTCCTGAAAAAATTGTGGCCATGGGGCTATGCCATGTCCCTGAAGGCCGCCATATCTTTCCTCAGCTTTCTGTTATGGAAAACCTTGAGATGGGAGCATTTCTCCGCAGGGACAAAGCAGAGATTAAAAAAGATCTGGACTATATCATGTCCCTTTTTCCCATACTGGCCCAGCGCCGCAAACAGGCAGGCGGCACCCTCTCCGGCGGTGAACAGCAAATGCTGGCCATATCCCGAGCCCTCATGGGCCGACCCAAGCTCCTTCTTCTGGACGAACCCTCTCTGGGCCTTGCCCCCCTCATCATCCGGCAGATTTTTGAGATTATTGAACAAATCAACCGCAGCGGTACAACGATCTTCCTAATTGAGCAGAATGCCAACCTCGCCCTGAAAAGCTCCCACAGGGGTTATGTCATGGAAAACGGTGAAATTACCCTTACGGATACAGCAGACAACCTCCTGCGCAATGATGAAGTCAAAAGAGCCTATCTGGGGATTTAA
- a CDS encoding ABC transporter permease subunit, producing the protein MFSLQEIKKSSIAAIWFMFLTFPIMVIRVNPLQRTIEWRWDNMLYVGIGIFALSFLWREMLRRKEMGLKKKMQEDGNEKPGFLQKSAENPKLIIPALGLVMGIALLFPHLVNPYQISIMTLALIYVVLGLGLNIVVGQAGLLNLGYVAFFAVGAYTYALLNKHFGLGFWTCLPIGAGLAALFGILLALPILRLRGDYLAIVTLGFGEITRIVLENWGKFSGGPIGIRGIPRPEFFGMSFSLSEAIVYIYYLMIAAVILTIFVINRLQSSRLGRAWVALREDEIACQAMGIDKAKVKLSAFALGATWAGMAGVIFAGYTTYINPKSFTFMESVIILSIVVLGGMGSILGVVLGGLIMILLPEYLREVGHYRMLIFGAAMITMMVFRPQGLIQSKRKAYKFQEDKGAA; encoded by the coding sequence ATGTTCAGTCTTCAGGAAATAAAAAAATCAAGTATCGCGGCCATCTGGTTCATGTTCCTGACCTTTCCCATTATGGTCATCCGCGTCAATCCTCTGCAGAGAACCATAGAATGGCGCTGGGATAATATGCTATATGTTGGCATAGGTATTTTTGCCCTCTCTTTCCTGTGGCGGGAAATGCTCCGCAGAAAGGAAATGGGCTTAAAGAAAAAAATGCAGGAAGATGGCAATGAAAAACCGGGCTTCCTGCAGAAATCCGCCGAAAATCCCAAACTCATCATCCCGGCCCTGGGACTTGTCATGGGGATTGCCCTGCTTTTTCCCCATCTGGTGAACCCCTATCAGATCAGCATCATGACCCTGGCCCTCATCTATGTGGTTTTAGGTCTGGGACTCAACATTGTTGTGGGACAAGCGGGCCTGCTCAACCTCGGATATGTGGCCTTCTTTGCCGTGGGAGCCTACACCTATGCCCTGCTGAACAAGCATTTCGGCCTCGGATTCTGGACCTGCCTGCCCATCGGTGCAGGCTTGGCAGCCCTCTTCGGCATTCTTCTGGCCCTTCCCATATTGCGCCTCCGGGGGGATTACCTGGCCATTGTAACCTTGGGTTTTGGTGAAATAACCCGCATTGTTCTGGAAAACTGGGGAAAATTCTCCGGCGGCCCCATTGGTATCCGAGGCATTCCAAGGCCGGAATTCTTTGGCATGAGCTTTTCCCTCAGTGAAGCCATAGTCTATATTTATTACCTGATGATTGCTGCGGTCATCCTCACCATTTTTGTCATCAACCGCCTGCAAAGCTCCCGGCTGGGAAGAGCATGGGTGGCTCTCAGGGAAGATGAAATAGCCTGTCAGGCCATGGGCATAGACAAGGCTAAAGTCAAACTTTCAGCCTTTGCCCTGGGTGCCACATGGGCAGGCATGGCAGGAGTCATTTTTGCGGGATACACCACCTACATCAATCCCAAAAGCTTTACCTTCATGGAGTCTGTCATCATCCTCTCCATTGTAGTGCTGGGAGGCATGGGCTCCATACTCGGGGTGGTACTCGGTGGCCTGATCATGATTCTTCTGCCGGAATACTTAAGGGAAGTCGGACATTACCGCATGCTGATCTTTGGCGCAGCCATGATTACCATGATGGTCTTCCGGCCCCAGGGCCTTATCCAGAGCAAGCGCAAAGCCTATAAATTTCAAGAAGACAAAGGGGCGGCCTAA